Proteins from a single region of Cydia pomonella isolate Wapato2018A chromosome 13, ilCydPomo1, whole genome shotgun sequence:
- the LOC133524240 gene encoding protein phosphatase PTC7 homolog: MMQSIFWTGRVLSRAIRNGISNLSSSAELNVSSKKHPYLVSVVCGFPKDIVNGRTRKGQFGDDAWFSTQFNNADVIGVADGVGGWRAYGIDPGEFSSYLMKTCERLVQMGHFKLSEPADLLAKSYYELLEHKKPILGSSTACVMILDRTESVMRAANIGDSGYMVVRGGRVVHRSHEQQHYFNTPYQLSLPPPGHDRNVLSDSPESADTSEFAVECGDVILVATDGVFDNVPEPVLLAEMRRAKTLAGDSPRLQAVANSIAWMARNLSFDGCYMSPFAKSARQNGIDAIGGKPDDITVLLAIVAL, from the exons ATGATGCAGTCTATTTTCTGGACAGGCAGAGTGCTATCACGTGCTATAAGGAATGGGATTTCAAACCTATCCAGCTCTGCTGAATTAAACGTTTCTAGTAAGAAACACCCATATTTAGTATCAGTAGTGTGTGGTTTCCCCAAAGACATTGTCAATGGAAGAACTCGTAAAGGGCAATTTGGGGACGACGCATGGTTCTCTACCCAGTTCAACAATGCGGACGTTATTG GAGTGGCAGACGGTGTGGGGGGATGGCGTGCTTACGGAATTGATCCCGGGGAATTCTCCTCCTATTTAATGAAGACATGCGAGAGACTGGTCCAAATGGGCCATTTTAAGTTGTCTGAGCCTGCTGACCTCCTAGCCAAGTCATATTATGAGCTACTTGAACACAAGAAGCCTATACTAG GCAGCAGCACAGCTTGTGTAATGATCCTGGACAGGACTGAGAGTGTGATGCGCGCGGCCAACATCGGCGACAGCGGCTACATGGTGGTGCGCGGCGGCCGCGTCGTGCATCGCTCACATGAGCAGCAGCACTACTTCAACACACCCTACCAGCTCAGCCTGCCGCCACCAGGCCACGACAGGAACGTGCTCAGTGACAG CCCAGAGTCAGCGGACACATCAGAATTCGCCGTCGAATGCGGCGACGTGATCCTCGTCGCCACCGACGGCGTGTTCGACAACGTGCCCGAGCCAGTGCTGCTCGCCGAGATGCGACGGGCGAAAACACTCGCTGGCGACTCGCCGCGTCTGCAGGCTGTGGCTAACTCTATCGCGTGGATGGCCAGGAATCTGTCCTTTGACGGCTGCTACATGTCGCCCTTCGCTAAGAGCGCTAGGCAGAATGGAATTGATGCTATCG GGGGCAAACCAGACGACATAACGGTGCTACTGGCGATCGTAGCCCTATGA
- the LOC133524236 gene encoding AP-2 complex subunit alpha-like has product MPAVRGDGMRGLAVFISDIRNCKSKEAEIKRINKELANIRSKFKGDKTLDGYQKKKYVCKLLFIFLLGHDIDFGHMEAVNLLSSNKYSEKQIGYLFISVLVNTNSDLIKLIIQSIKNDLQSRNPIHVNLALQCIANIGSKDMAEAFCTEIPKLLVSGDTMDVVKQSAALCLLRLFRKSPEIIPGGEWTSRIIHLLNDPHMGVVTAATSLIDALVKKNPEEYKGCVTLAVARLSRIVTASYTDLQDYTYYFVPAPWLSVKLLRLLQNYTPPSEEPGVRGRLSECLETIFNKAQEPPKSKKVQHSNAKNAVLFEAISLIIHNDSEPNLLVRACNQLGQFLSNRETNLRYLALESMCHLATSEFSHEAVKKHQEVVILSMKMEKDVSVRQQAVDLLYAMCDKTNAEEIVQEMLAYLETADYSIREEMVLKVAILAEKYATDFTWYVDVILNLIRIAGDYVSEEVWYRVIQIVINREEVQGYAAKTVFEALQAPTCHENMVKVGGYILGEFGNLIAGDTRSSPLVQFELLHSKYHLCSAATRALLLSTYIKLVNLFPEIKNRVQEVFRADSNLRSADVELQQRASEYLQLSIVASSDVLATVLEEMPAFPERESSILAVLKKKKPGRIPDTSDMRESKSPQPTSAAAPAVNSTNNTSASSADLLGLSTPPGSAVPTAGNGLLDVLGDLYTTPKISPSNAAQNNIKKFLFKNNGVLFENELIQIGVKSEFRQNLGRIGLFYGNKTQFPIQSVNPELHWTDMHKLNVQMKPMEPVLEAGAQIQQMLTAECIEDYLDTPSMSVSFIYNNVPQKITMKLPLTLNKFFEPTEMNGESFFARWKNLGGEQQRAQKIFKAQGAIDIAATRTKLAGFGMQLLDGIDPNPDNFVCAGIVHTRVQQVGCLMRLEPNKQAQMFRLTVRSSKETVSQEICDLLADQF; this is encoded by the coding sequence ATGCCTGCCGTAAGGGGAGATGGAATGCGAGGACTCGCAGTCTTCATATCGGATATAAGAAACTGTAAAAGTAAAGAAGCAGAAATAAAAAGAATCAATAAGGAGCTGGCAAACATAAGAAGTAAGTTTAAAGGTGACAAAACTCTCGATGGATATCAAAAAAAGAAGTATGTCTGCAAACTGTTATTCATCTTCTTGCTGGGTCACGACATCGACTTCGGACACATGGAGGCGGTCAATCTATTGTCTTCCAATAAGTATTCCGAAAAGCAGATCGGGTATCTGTTTATCTCCGTGCTGGTCAACACCAACAGTGATCTGATCAAGCTGATTATTCAGAGCATCAAGAACGACTTGCAGTCGCGCAACCCCATCCATGTCAACCTCGCCCTTCAGTGCATCGCTAATATCGGCAGCAAAGACATGGCAGAAGCTTTCTGCACAGAGATTCCTAAACTTCTTGTGTCAGGCGACACAATGGATGTTGTGAAACAGTCAGCTGCTCTCTGCTTACTCAGACTCTTCCGTAAGTCTCCTGAAATCATTCCTGGGGGTGAATGGACGTCTAGAATAATTCACTTGCTAAATGATCCCCACATGGGTGTTGTAACTGCAGCCACATCTCTTATAGATGCTTTGGTAAAGAAAAATCCAGAAGAATACAAAGGGTGTGTTACCCTGGCAGTGGCTCGGCTCAGCCGCATTGTGACTGCCAGTTACACTGACCTACAAGACTACACATATTACTTTGTACCTGCACCATGGCTCTCTGTTAAACTTTTAAGATTGTTACAAAATTACACTCCACCCTCTGAGGAGCCTGGGGTTAGAGGTCGCCTTTCAGAATGCCTAGAAACTATCTTCAACAAGGCCCAGGAACCACCTAAGTCGAAAAAAGTCCAGCACTCAAATGCCAAGAATGCTGTTCTATTTGAAGCTATCAGTCTCATCATTCACAATGACAGTGAGCCTAACTTGTTGGTGAGAGCATGCAATCAGCTGGGACAGTTTCTCAGCAACCGTGAAACTAATTTACGTTACCTGGCATTGGAATCCATGTGCCATCTTGCAACTTCTGAATTCTCACATGAGGCAGTAAAGAAACACCAAGAAGTTGTCATTCTTTCAATGAAAATGGAAAAAGATGTCTCAGTTAGGCAGCAGGCTGTTGATTTATTGTATGCTATGTGTGACAAAACAAACGCCGAAGAGATTGTACAAGAAATGTTGGCATACTTGGAGACTGCCGATTACTCTATTAGGGAAGAGATGGTACTGAAAGTTGCCATATTAGCAGAAAAGTATGCAACTGATTTTACTTGGTATGTTGATGTGATTCTTAATCTTATAAGAATTGCTGGAGACTATGTATCTGAAGAGGTATGGTACAGAGTAATTCAGATTGTCATCAACAGAGAGGAAGTTCAAGGTTATGCAGCTAAGACCGTGTTTGAAGCCCTACAGGCACCCACATGCCATGAAAACATGGTTAAAGTAGGAGGTTACATTCTTGGTGAATTTGGTAATCTGATTGCTGGTGATACACGGTCTTCACCATTGGTTCAATTTGAATTGCTCCACTCAAAATATCATCTGTGTTCTGCTGCTACTAGAGCTCTATTACTTTCTACGTACATCAAACTTGTCAACCTGTTCCCTGAGATCAAAAATCGTGTCCAAGAAGTATTCAGAGCTGACTCCAACCTACGGTCTGCAGATGTTGAGCTACAACAACGAGCATCTGAATATTTGCAACTGAGTATAGTGGCTAGTTCAGATGTATTGGCTACAGTATTGGAAGAGATGCCTGCATTCCCTGAAAGAGAATCTTCTATCTTAGCAGTGCTCAAAAAGAAAAAGCCAGGTCGTATTCCTGATACTTCTGATATGAGAGAATCTAAGAGCCCTCAACCTACATCAGCAGCTGCACCAGCTGTCAACTCGACAAACAATACTAGTGCATCAAGTGCTGACCTCCTGGGATTGTCCACACCACCTGGTTCAGCTGTTCCAACTGCAGGCAATGGATTGCTAGATGTCCTTGGAGATCTCTACACCACTCCTAAAATTAGTCCAAGCAATGCTGcacaaaataatatcaaaaaattcttatttaaaaataatggtgtTCTCTTTGAGAATGAATTGATTCAAATTGGAGTCAAAAGTGAATTTAGACAGAATCTAGGCAGAATTGGCCTGTTTTATGGCAACAAGACACAATTTCCAATTCAAAGTGTCAATCCTGAACTGCACTGGACTGATATGCATAAATTAAATGTTCAGATGAAGCCTATGGAACCAGTTTTGGAGGCAGGAGCTCAGATCCAACAAATGTTAACTGCAGAGTGCATCGAAGACTATCTGGACACTCCAAGCATGTCTGTTTCCTTTATCTACAACAATGTGCcacaaaaaattacaatgaaGCTTCCTTTGACATTGAACAAATTCTTTGAACCTACAGAGATGAATGGTGAATCTTTCTTCGCAAGGTGGAAGAATTTGGGAGGAGAGCAGCAAAGAGCACAAAAAATCTTTAAGGCTCAAGGGGCAATTGATATTGCAGCTACCCGCACCAAACTGGCCGGCTTTGGGATGCAACTGCTGGATGGCATTGACCCCAACCCTGATAATTTTGTATGTGCTGGCATTGTGCATACCAGAGTCCAACAAGTAGGATGTCTCATGAGATTGGAACCTAATAAGCAAGCTCAAATGTTTAGACTTACAGTAAGATCTAGCAAGGAGACAGTCTCACAAGAAATTTGCGACTTACTTGCAGAccagttttaa
- the LOC133524243 gene encoding INO80 complex subunit E-like, with the protein MLDGWYCRSIANMQASEAASMSNNVPAEPQPPPREDYSSDSSSEPEPETNYKSHYLTLKKKLKYLIYENECFQDALRCSQKRLLKVSRDRSFLLDRLLQYEKPDSSTSESDETESSDDTDYNRVDTLKRKKIEASAAHQTVSAAATPNKNANPVKRKRAVVPKKPPNTTHLHQTNMAMLSKASPALGFGLSPGDGHMTPEEVERHLQSRQSYVELLPERAPPTVPTEMFSNDPSLDSESNDVLENSPNVEEWFD; encoded by the exons atgtTGGACGGGTGGTATTGCCGCTCTATAGCCAACATGCAGGCGAGCGAAGCTGCCAGCATGAGCAACAACGTGCCCGCAGAGCCGCAGCCGCCGCCGCGCGAAGACTACTCCAGCGATAGCAGCAGCGAACCCGAGCCAGAGACTAACTACAAGTCACACTACCTTACACTTAAGAAAAAGCTGAAATATCTAATTTAT GAAAATGAGTGCTTCCAAGATGCTCTGAGATGCAGCCAGAAGAGACTCCTTAAGGTATCCCGCGATCGCAGCTTCCTCCTTGATAGGCTACTGCAGTATGAGAAGCCTGATAGCAGCACCTCAGAGAGTGACGAAACCGAATCTTCTGATGACACAGACTACAACCGTGTGGATACTTTGAAAAG AAAGAAAATTGAAGCAAGTGCTGCCCACCAAACTGTGTCTGCTGCTGCTACACCAAACAAAAATGCCAACCCAGTGAAAAGAAAAAGAGCTGTGGTTCCTAAAAAGCCTCCTAATACTACACATCTT CACCAAACCAACATGGCCATGCTGTCAAAGGCGTCCCCCGCTCTCGGCTTCGGCCTGTCGCCCGGGGACGGGCACATGACCCCCGAGGAGGTGGAGCGACATCTGCAGTCGCGGCAGTCCTATGTGGAACTGTTGCCTGAGCGAGCGCCACCCACTGTCCCTACGGAGATGTTTAGCAACGACCCATCACTTGACAG TGAATCAAATGATGTGCTGGAGAACTCCCCAAATGTTGAAGAGTGGTTCGATTAA